One Ethanoligenens harbinense YUAN-3 genomic window carries:
- a CDS encoding alpha/beta-type small acid-soluble spore protein, with translation MAGNNGSNQTLIPQAREALNRFKMEAASEVGVSLKQGYNGDLTSRQAGSIGGQMVKKMIAQVENSMASGSINGMQ, from the coding sequence ATGGCTGGTAACAATGGTAGCAACCAGACCCTGATCCCGCAGGCGCGTGAAGCCCTCAACCGTTTTAAAATGGAAGCTGCGAGCGAAGTCGGTGTGTCCCTGAAACAGGGCTACAACGGCGACCTGACCTCCCGTCAGGCCGGCTCCATCGGCGGCCAGATGGTCAAAAAGATGATCGCGCAGGTCGAAAACAGCATGGCCAGCGGTTCCATCAACGGCATGCAGTAA
- a CDS encoding ImmA/IrrE family metallo-endopeptidase has translation MDILDELYQDAAENQIPVYDGPLGEIKGVIADLGDGAAAIGLNTGKMEDRQETAETFAHELGHYHTGTYYRAYNPLQLRSKMEYKADVWTVERLLPVERLRRAFAENCRECWELAEYLGCSERLVARAVQIYRQKGLL, from the coding sequence ATGGACATACTTGACGAACTGTATCAGGATGCCGCCGAAAACCAAATCCCCGTTTATGACGGCCCGCTGGGAGAGATCAAGGGCGTCATCGCCGATCTGGGGGACGGTGCGGCTGCCATTGGCTTGAACACCGGCAAGATGGAAGACCGTCAGGAAACGGCCGAAACGTTTGCGCATGAGTTGGGCCATTATCACACCGGCACCTATTACCGGGCATACAACCCGCTGCAGTTGCGCAGCAAAATGGAATACAAAGCGGACGTCTGGACGGTGGAGCGCCTGCTCCCGGTGGAACGACTGAGGCGTGCGTTTGCGGAAAACTGCCGGGAATGCTGGGAACTGGCGGAATATCTGGGCTGCTCGGAGCGGCTGGTCGCCCGGGCCGTCCAGATCTACCGGCAAAAAGGACTGCTATAA
- a CDS encoding helix-turn-helix domain-containing protein, which yields MEAHEMNAAQLTREAGLTVGLVSQWKKGAQKPSSRNLQKIADYFHVSVDYLLTGKDGPSAPSLSLPEEDTVDSQLREVNFALSGEVHELTLNEKKDVLDFIKFVKAQRAAKDKKEGREHGHT from the coding sequence ATGGAAGCGCATGAGATGAACGCGGCGCAGCTCACCCGCGAAGCCGGGCTGACCGTCGGGCTTGTCAGCCAGTGGAAAAAGGGTGCGCAGAAGCCGTCATCCAGAAATCTGCAGAAAATCGCGGACTATTTCCATGTGTCGGTGGATTACCTCCTTACAGGCAAAGACGGGCCATCCGCGCCGTCGCTCTCCCTGCCCGAGGAAGACACGGTGGACAGCCAGCTGCGCGAGGTGAACTTCGCGCTTTCAGGCGAGGTGCATGAGCTGACGCTGAACGAAAAGAAAGACGTGCTCGATTTCATCAAGTTCGTAAAAGCACAGCGCGCCGCCAAAGATAAAAAAGAAGGCCGGGAACATGGACATACTTGA
- a CDS encoding Mor transcription activator family protein, which produces MELKQLTVSDLRGEQRDLAELVGMDTYRTLVEVYGGCNLYIYKADTILKNVRDKEIRSQYTGSNIQELVDTYGMSERAVREIVADLARQRRTQAAPRKVRA; this is translated from the coding sequence ATGGAACTGAAACAGCTTACGGTATCCGATCTCAGAGGCGAACAGCGCGATCTGGCCGAACTTGTCGGGATGGATACCTACCGCACACTGGTGGAAGTATACGGCGGCTGCAATCTTTACATTTACAAAGCAGATACCATCCTCAAAAACGTCCGCGACAAAGAGATCCGCAGCCAATACACGGGCAGCAACATCCAGGAACTGGTAGATACCTACGGCATGAGCGAACGGGCCGTGCGCGAGATCGTGGCCGACCTCGCCAGGCAGCGGCGCACACAGGCAGCGCCCCGAAAAGTACGCGCCTGA
- a CDS encoding lectin like domain-containing protein, whose translation MKIKTTRVCAAVCAFFFLLSSSVPASAATSTAQQYTVQTTTGASISGLSVTSLMHTASSGSGTRKLGYRSTLLQIPHAATGASRRYGAVSIPSSYDLRTTNKLTPIRDQGMEGDCWAYAAIASLESFLMPGEEDDFSESDLVQNAGFDASENDGGNDLMATAYLARWNGPLNEGTTSGVQKHVQNVDWLPSRSGYGDTDTDTAIKQAVMNDGAVSTPIYMDENSYYCASTSSYFDPHDDTANHAVDIVGWNDAYPASNFTTTAGGTPAGNGAFLCRNSWGTSWGDSGYFYVSYYDKSLGQSESAVFDSAESTDNYNRNYQYDPLGLVGEIGMSGSGTQWMANVFTASDNDSLAAMGFYTLIPSTSYNLYIIPNYTGSLTNATLVASGTVADAGYHTAALSNQVALTSGKQFAVEVEFVGQGGVIPIEGPVSGYSSQATASSGQSFVSDNGTDWEDTTAIDLAAAQDPSSGSAQFIQSGSNSNLNVCLKAFTIPLTLSGSTLNANATYYGGIPVGGTAAAHAGLKQVTVSADGKALQTLPETGISADFSYTIPAGTLSSGTHSITVTATDTGNSTVQQTTSIVVGAPQTTIDTLAVDSSGDGGWTVAGWSVAPSGIASNVIYIDKGTANEKQYSAAFTSRPDVQKNIYPNGNYPNGANSGFSVSIPADNLTVGTHTVTVAANAQNGSTQLTTRSMDVGPASLTTIDTPANGSALAGVITVSGWALNHAGINRVDAYLYNSSGTPTPIGSVPAEDMTDRTDVAGAYAQAGYLGLNAAGYTIQYDTSALPAGNYTLVVAGIGNDGSVQWASRGITLGTLPAQTRIDTPANNTYVTGNHFTVSGWALNSSGIQRVDIYAYDPSNKPHQLGSVSSDALSARIDVADAFPAYGTCNSGYSLSASTTGLPAGIYTLAVAGIGKDGSVQWTSRSLTIGPAPQTCIDAPGNGDYVTGQNVTISGWALNHSGIQRVDVYAYDQSHTPHKLGSILSDNMTNRSDVAGAFPAYGMLNSGYSLSVSTADLPAGTYNLAVAGIGNDGDVQWASRLITIGPAPQTHIDAPTSGARVSGQSFTVSGWALNHSGIQRVDVYVYDHSNTPHKLGSVLSDDMTNRSDVAGAFPAYGMLNSGYSLTVSMASLPTGTYNLAVAGIGNDGDVQWASTSISVN comes from the coding sequence ATGAAAATCAAAACCACCCGCGTATGCGCGGCAGTTTGCGCATTTTTCTTCCTGTTATCCAGTTCGGTGCCGGCATCGGCCGCCACCTCCACCGCACAGCAGTACACTGTACAGACAACAACCGGTGCCAGTATATCCGGGCTTTCCGTCACCTCGCTGATGCATACCGCATCCTCCGGGAGCGGCACACGGAAACTGGGCTACCGCAGCACCCTGTTGCAAATTCCCCACGCCGCCACGGGCGCTTCCCGCCGGTATGGGGCCGTCAGCATCCCTTCTTCCTACGACCTGCGCACGACCAATAAACTGACCCCCATCAGGGACCAGGGAATGGAGGGAGACTGCTGGGCCTATGCAGCCATCGCTTCTCTGGAATCCTTTTTGATGCCGGGCGAAGAAGACGATTTTTCCGAAAGCGACCTTGTCCAGAACGCAGGCTTCGACGCAAGTGAAAATGACGGCGGTAACGATCTCATGGCCACGGCATACCTGGCACGCTGGAACGGTCCGCTCAATGAAGGAACCACATCGGGCGTACAAAAGCACGTGCAGAATGTGGACTGGCTGCCCAGTCGCAGCGGCTACGGCGACACAGACACGGATACCGCCATCAAGCAGGCCGTGATGAACGACGGTGCAGTTTCCACGCCCATATATATGGATGAAAATTCCTATTATTGTGCGTCCACCTCCAGCTATTTCGACCCGCATGATGACACCGCCAATCACGCGGTGGACATCGTTGGGTGGAACGATGCATATCCGGCCTCGAATTTCACCACGACGGCGGGCGGCACGCCCGCCGGCAACGGTGCGTTCCTGTGCCGCAATAGTTGGGGAACCAGTTGGGGAGACAGCGGCTATTTCTATGTTTCCTATTATGATAAGTCCCTCGGCCAGTCGGAAAGCGCGGTCTTCGACAGCGCAGAATCCACCGACAACTACAACCGGAATTATCAGTACGACCCGCTGGGCCTAGTGGGTGAGATCGGGATGTCGGGCTCCGGTACACAGTGGATGGCCAACGTGTTCACTGCATCGGACAATGACAGCCTCGCCGCCATGGGCTTCTATACGCTCATCCCCTCCACATCCTATAATCTCTACATCATTCCGAACTACACCGGATCGCTCACCAACGCCACACTGGTCGCATCCGGCACCGTTGCGGACGCCGGCTATCATACCGCCGCTCTTTCCAACCAGGTGGCGCTGACAAGCGGCAAACAGTTTGCGGTGGAAGTGGAGTTCGTCGGCCAGGGCGGCGTGATCCCCATTGAGGGCCCGGTCAGCGGCTATTCCTCACAGGCTACGGCATCCTCGGGACAGAGCTTTGTCTCGGACAACGGCACCGACTGGGAAGACACCACCGCCATTGATCTGGCCGCCGCGCAGGATCCCAGCAGCGGTTCCGCGCAATTCATCCAGTCGGGCAGCAACTCAAATCTCAATGTCTGCCTGAAAGCGTTCACCATTCCGCTGACCCTCTCCGGCAGCACCCTGAATGCCAATGCGACCTATTACGGCGGTATCCCGGTAGGAGGCACCGCCGCGGCGCACGCGGGATTAAAACAGGTCACGGTTTCCGCCGACGGCAAAGCGCTCCAGACCCTGCCGGAAACCGGAATCAGCGCCGATTTCTCCTATACCATCCCGGCGGGAACACTGTCGTCCGGCACCCACAGCATTACCGTAACCGCGACTGATACCGGCAACAGCACCGTGCAGCAGACCACTTCGATCGTGGTCGGCGCGCCGCAGACCACGATCGACACACTGGCTGTCGATTCCTCGGGGGACGGCGGCTGGACGGTCGCCGGCTGGTCTGTGGCCCCATCCGGCATTGCATCCAATGTCATCTATATAGATAAGGGCACCGCCAATGAAAAGCAATATTCTGCGGCGTTCACCTCCCGCCCGGACGTACAGAAGAACATTTACCCCAACGGAAACTATCCGAACGGCGCAAACAGCGGGTTTTCCGTGAGCATCCCGGCCGACAACCTGACGGTAGGCACACACACCGTCACCGTAGCGGCAAACGCACAAAACGGTTCCACCCAGTTGACGACGCGAAGTATGGACGTCGGTCCCGCTTCCCTCACGACCATCGACACTCCCGCAAACGGGTCGGCTCTGGCAGGGGTGATAACCGTTTCCGGCTGGGCGCTCAACCACGCAGGCATCAACCGGGTGGACGCCTACCTGTACAACAGCAGTGGAACGCCCACGCCCATCGGCTCCGTTCCGGCCGAAGATATGACCGACCGCACGGATGTCGCCGGCGCTTATGCGCAGGCTGGCTATCTGGGACTGAACGCAGCCGGATACACGATCCAATATGATACATCCGCCCTGCCTGCCGGCAACTACACGCTGGTCGTCGCCGGCATCGGCAACGACGGCAGCGTACAGTGGGCCTCAAGAGGCATTACGTTGGGTACCCTTCCCGCACAAACCCGCATCGACACACCGGCAAACAATACTTACGTAACCGGGAATCATTTCACCGTTTCCGGCTGGGCACTCAACTCCAGCGGCATCCAGCGCGTGGACATCTATGCATATGATCCTTCCAACAAGCCGCACCAGCTCGGCTCCGTCTCCTCCGACGCCCTGTCGGCGCGGATAGATGTGGCCGACGCGTTCCCCGCTTACGGCACATGCAACAGCGGCTACAGCCTTTCCGCAAGCACAACGGGTCTGCCCGCCGGCATCTATACGCTGGCTGTCGCCGGCATCGGCAAAGACGGCAGCGTGCAGTGGACTTCCCGGTCGCTTACTATCGGCCCTGCTCCGCAGACCTGCATCGACGCGCCTGGCAACGGCGATTATGTGACCGGGCAGAACGTCACCATCTCGGGCTGGGCGCTCAACCATTCCGGCATTCAGCGCGTAGACGTCTATGCCTACGACCAATCCCACACGCCGCATAAGCTCGGTTCCATCCTGTCCGACAACATGACCAACCGTTCGGATGTTGCCGGTGCCTTCCCCGCCTATGGCATGCTAAACAGCGGCTACAGCCTTTCCGTGAGCACGGCCGATCTGCCTGCCGGCACGTATAACCTGGCTGTCGCCGGCATCGGCAACGACGGCGATGTGCAGTGGGCTTCCCGGCTAATCACCATCGGCCCTGCTCCGCAAACTCACATTGACGCGCCGACATCCGGCGCCCGCGTGTCGGGGCAAAGTTTCACCGTTTCCGGCTGGGCGCTCAACCATTCCGGCATTCAGCGCGTAGACGTCTATGTCTACGACCACTCCAACACGCCGCATAAGCTCGGTTCCGTCCTGTCCGACGACATGACCAACCGTTCGGATGTAGCCGGTGCCTTCCCCGCCTACGGCATGCTGAACAGCGGCTACAGCCTAACGGTCAGCATGGCCAGCCTGCCCACCGGTACGTATAACCTGGCTGTCGCCGGCATCGGCAACGATGGCGATGTACAGTGGGCTTCCACGAGCATCAGCGTAAATTGA
- a CDS encoding MBL fold metallo-hydrolase: MQEKTRIRFWGGLSTIGGTIVSLEHGDFRIVFDFGIIETKTSGILRYGIHMKSEQIVRDFLTLRRLKPISGLYRAEDIEGLPLRPAEADGKTAVCITHLHIDHMGALSLLSPSVPVFLSEPSRTLYEALHFVEDGTEWNPQIQAVDTTKPVAWGPFTVKFLEVDHDVPGACALHIAAPDVRLLYTGDVRLHGRHPEKTRRMAETARTLGIDVALVEGTALRGREETPLPIKADSKLPPDVITEDGVRERMAALIARAKGLVVINLYPRNVERIDAAMDAAIRNGRTLVLDPRTAFVAEKMGCARRFRVFSGGHQTMSPDVLQNAWHWIDVDEINHDPHLFALQNTYQNSLDLLRFRLHDGLYIHTGGTPLGIYDPRDPSFRDFVSFLGIDTVPIYCSGHAFPKNLKYLAERLNATVTIPLHSLHPERLAIELCGSFLPQYGVQYIFKNGQLVVETPT, encoded by the coding sequence ATGCAGGAAAAAACAAGGATCCGGTTTTGGGGCGGCCTGAGTACGATCGGAGGCACAATTGTTTCTCTTGAACACGGTGATTTCCGTATCGTTTTCGATTTTGGAATCATCGAAACAAAAACAAGCGGCATCCTGCGCTATGGAATTCATATGAAATCCGAACAGATTGTCCGGGATTTTCTCACACTCAGGCGTCTCAAGCCCATCAGTGGCCTTTATCGGGCGGAAGACATCGAAGGGCTGCCGTTGCGCCCGGCCGAGGCGGACGGCAAAACCGCAGTATGTATCACGCATCTGCATATCGACCATATGGGGGCTCTGAGCCTGTTGAGCCCGTCTGTCCCCGTTTTTCTTTCCGAACCGTCTCGAACCTTATATGAGGCGCTGCATTTTGTGGAAGACGGGACGGAATGGAACCCGCAGATTCAAGCGGTTGACACGACAAAACCGGTCGCGTGGGGCCCGTTCACGGTGAAGTTTCTGGAGGTGGATCACGACGTGCCGGGCGCGTGCGCATTGCATATCGCCGCGCCGGATGTTCGCCTGCTGTATACGGGGGATGTGCGTCTGCATGGCAGGCATCCCGAAAAAACACGGCGCATGGCGGAGACTGCCCGGACATTGGGAATTGATGTGGCGCTGGTGGAAGGGACGGCCCTGCGCGGCCGGGAGGAAACTCCATTACCTATTAAAGCGGACAGCAAGCTACCGCCGGACGTTATCACGGAAGACGGCGTCCGTGAACGGATGGCGGCGCTGATCGCCAGAGCAAAGGGGCTTGTCGTAATCAATCTCTATCCCCGTAATGTCGAGCGGATCGACGCGGCGATGGACGCGGCGATCCGAAACGGGCGTACCCTGGTGCTAGACCCGAGGACGGCGTTCGTTGCGGAGAAAATGGGGTGCGCGCGGCGTTTCCGGGTATTTTCCGGCGGGCACCAGACCATGTCCCCGGACGTTTTGCAGAATGCGTGGCACTGGATTGATGTGGATGAAATCAATCACGATCCGCATCTGTTCGCGCTGCAAAACACCTATCAAAACAGTTTGGATCTGCTTCGGTTCCGGTTACATGACGGGCTTTACATCCATACGGGTGGCACACCGCTTGGAATTTACGATCCCAGAGATCCTTCCTTTCGGGATTTTGTAAGCTTTCTTGGGATCGACACCGTACCCATTTACTGCAGCGGGCATGCGTTTCCGAAGAATCTGAAGTATTTGGCGGAGCGTCTGAACGCGACGGTGACCATACCGCTTCACAGCCTGCATCCGGAACGTCTGGCAATCGAATTGTGCGGCAGCTTTTTACCTCAATATGGCGTACAGTATATTTTTAAAAATGGTCAACTGGTCGTTGAAACGCCGACGTAA
- a CDS encoding ABC transporter substrate-binding protein: MKKQMQFLKSKRAKGVVAAVLAVALALGATACKSQTGGTTSGTVSVDTKITGPVTIDFWHAMTGAQAAELKQLASDFMAQNKNVTVNLVAQGGYTDLQQKLMAAAKAHTSPAMAQAYEDWETDYIQNNLITDLTPYKDNKTVGLSSTSYNDFVKVFRDSNTWNGKLYSLPFNKSTEILFYNTDYFNQFGLSAPKTWDDLTNDAKKLTTTINGRKVIGVGFENSLGMVDFPSFLQQAGGTFVDDSTGKVKFNSTEGKTALSYLNDLFQSSEARMANEDQYISNVFTRGDVAMAFGSCAGMSFIASGAKGKFNWATAPLPKGKKSAVPFMGTNLVVFSSVSSQQKLAAWEFIKYLTDKDQTIQWAEKTGYVPVRTSALNDSTWKSFVQQNPVYSAAVDQFGAGYFLTRLNGSDNANNKLTTDIQTVMLGKASVNDGLKTAADNYQKALDDAKS, encoded by the coding sequence ATGAAAAAGCAGATGCAGTTCCTGAAAAGCAAAAGGGCAAAAGGCGTTGTGGCCGCCGTGCTGGCCGTCGCGCTGGCGCTGGGCGCCACGGCGTGCAAATCTCAGACGGGAGGCACCACAAGCGGCACCGTTTCGGTGGACACCAAGATCACCGGTCCGGTCACCATCGACTTCTGGCACGCCATGACGGGCGCGCAGGCTGCCGAGCTCAAACAGCTTGCAAGCGATTTCATGGCCCAGAACAAGAACGTCACCGTCAATCTCGTGGCGCAGGGCGGTTACACCGACCTCCAGCAAAAGCTGATGGCCGCGGCCAAGGCGCACACCTCCCCGGCGATGGCGCAGGCGTATGAAGACTGGGAGACTGATTACATCCAGAACAACCTCATCACCGACCTCACCCCGTATAAAGATAACAAGACCGTCGGCCTTTCCAGTACGAGTTACAATGATTTTGTCAAGGTCTTCCGCGATTCCAACACCTGGAACGGCAAACTGTATTCTCTGCCGTTCAATAAAAGCACCGAGATCCTGTTTTACAACACCGATTACTTCAACCAGTTCGGTCTTTCCGCTCCCAAAACCTGGGATGACCTGACCAACGATGCCAAGAAATTGACCACCACCATCAATGGGCGAAAAGTTATTGGCGTCGGATTTGAAAACTCCCTCGGCATGGTCGATTTCCCGTCTTTCCTCCAGCAGGCGGGCGGCACCTTTGTGGACGACAGCACCGGGAAGGTCAAATTCAATTCTACCGAGGGTAAAACCGCGCTGAGCTACCTCAATGACCTGTTCCAGAGCAGCGAGGCGCGCATGGCCAATGAGGACCAGTATATCTCCAACGTCTTCACACGCGGCGACGTGGCGATGGCGTTCGGCTCCTGTGCGGGCATGAGCTTTATTGCCAGCGGCGCGAAAGGCAAATTTAACTGGGCTACCGCTCCGCTTCCCAAGGGCAAAAAATCGGCGGTGCCGTTCATGGGCACCAATCTGGTCGTTTTCTCGTCCGTCTCCTCGCAGCAAAAGCTGGCCGCGTGGGAGTTCATCAAATATCTGACTGATAAAGACCAGACCATTCAATGGGCGGAAAAAACCGGATATGTGCCGGTGCGTACCTCCGCCCTGAACGACAGCACATGGAAAAGCTTTGTCCAGCAGAACCCGGTCTACAGCGCCGCTGTAGATCAGTTCGGCGCGGGTTATTTTCTCACCCGTCTGAACGGTTCCGACAATGCGAACAACAAGCTCACCACCGATATCCAAACGGTTATGCTGGGTAAGGCCTCGGTGAACGATGGGCTGAAAACCGCCGCGGACAATTATCAGAAAGCTCTGGATGACGCCAAAAGCTGA
- a CDS encoding carbohydrate ABC transporter permease, whose product MVKQALSKACIYFLLILGAILMLLPFVWMLSTSFKSPGDVMVMPPQWFPNPFQWWNYVTAWQSAPFPRYLLNSVIVTGLGTVGELVTTILAAYAFSNLKFYGRDILFALLLGTMMVPGEVLMIPNFVTIANLGWVDTYPGLIVPWCASIFSIFLLRQFFLAVPKELGYAARVDGCRNFRYLTAILLPMVKPALITILLLKVIGSWNDFLWPLIATNSDTMRTLPVGLTAFSTETGIHYELLMAASTMIILPMVVLFLILQKYVINGVARVGIKG is encoded by the coding sequence ATGGTTAAACAGGCGCTTTCAAAGGCATGCATCTATTTTTTGCTGATCCTGGGGGCGATTCTGATGCTGCTCCCTTTTGTGTGGATGCTGAGCACCTCGTTCAAGTCGCCGGGCGATGTGATGGTGATGCCTCCGCAATGGTTTCCCAACCCATTTCAGTGGTGGAATTATGTAACGGCCTGGCAATCGGCCCCGTTTCCGCGTTATCTGCTCAACAGCGTGATCGTTACGGGGCTGGGCACGGTCGGTGAACTGGTCACCACCATTCTGGCGGCGTATGCCTTTTCCAATCTAAAGTTCTACGGACGGGACATCCTGTTCGCTTTATTGCTCGGAACCATGATGGTGCCCGGCGAGGTGCTGATGATTCCCAATTTCGTCACCATTGCCAATCTGGGCTGGGTGGACACGTACCCGGGCCTGATCGTGCCGTGGTGCGCCAGTATTTTTTCCATTTTTCTGCTGCGCCAGTTCTTTCTGGCCGTGCCAAAGGAGCTGGGGTATGCCGCGCGGGTGGACGGCTGCCGGAATTTCCGTTACCTGACGGCTATTCTGCTTCCGATGGTGAAACCCGCGCTTATCACCATCCTCCTCCTCAAAGTGATCGGCAGCTGGAACGATTTTCTCTGGCCGCTTATCGCCACCAATTCCGATACGATGCGTACGCTTCCGGTCGGCCTCACGGCGTTCAGTACGGAAACCGGTATCCATTATGAGTTACTTATGGCTGCGTCTACCATGATTATTCTGCCGATGGTGGTGTTGTTTCTGATCTTACAGAAATATGTCATCAACGGGGTGGCGCGCGTGGGTATAAAGGGGTAG